A single genomic interval of Metasolibacillus fluoroglycofenilyticus harbors:
- a CDS encoding aldehyde dehydrogenase, with the protein MNFTAQDVENMITAQRSYYFSRATKNIEFRKQQLINLKETIKKYEKEILDALKLDLNKSEFEAYATEIGIVLDSISHMVKNIDEWTKPVAVKTPVHFQPGKSYIVREPYGVVLIIGPFNYPFQLVMEPLLGAIIGGNTAIVKPSEATVHTTKIIKKIIAETFEEHYVRVVEGEKKEVEALIHASFDFIFFTGSVATGKVIMRAAAEKLTPIVLELGGKSPAIIDQTANLQVAAKRIVWGKFTNNGQTCVAPDYVLVHSSIYKKFIKILKQTITSFYGENPQQSDDYGRIIHLGHFDKLKAILDADAAHITFGGTVDRDDLYIAPTIIEGADWDSKVMEDEIFGPILPIMAYNDLANAIQAIRRLPKPLAAYLFTENDNAREYFLEELPFGGGCINDIVSHVGNTHLPFGGVGPSGMGAYHGHASFECFTHQKSILQRSTKLATNILFPPYKQKVKLIRKVMK; encoded by the coding sequence ATGAATTTTACTGCTCAAGATGTAGAAAATATGATAACAGCACAGCGTAGCTACTATTTTTCACGCGCTACAAAAAATATAGAATTTCGTAAGCAACAATTAATAAATTTAAAAGAGACGATTAAAAAGTATGAAAAAGAAATTTTAGATGCACTAAAATTAGATTTAAACAAAAGTGAGTTTGAAGCATATGCGACAGAAATCGGAATTGTTTTAGATAGCATTTCACATATGGTGAAAAATATTGATGAGTGGACGAAGCCAGTTGCTGTTAAAACACCTGTTCATTTTCAGCCGGGAAAAAGCTATATTGTGCGTGAGCCGTATGGGGTTGTTTTAATTATTGGCCCATTCAATTACCCATTCCAGCTCGTAATGGAGCCATTGCTCGGGGCAATTATTGGTGGTAATACGGCAATCGTTAAGCCATCTGAAGCAACTGTTCATACAACTAAAATTATAAAAAAAATAATTGCAGAAACATTTGAAGAACATTACGTGCGTGTAGTAGAAGGTGAGAAAAAGGAGGTGGAGGCGCTCATCCATGCCTCTTTTGACTTTATTTTCTTTACAGGTAGTGTGGCAACTGGAAAAGTAATTATGCGTGCTGCTGCCGAAAAGTTGACACCAATCGTACTTGAACTTGGTGGCAAGAGTCCCGCTATTATTGACCAAACAGCGAATTTGCAAGTAGCAGCAAAGCGCATCGTCTGGGGGAAATTTACGAATAATGGGCAAACATGTGTCGCTCCAGATTATGTGCTTGTGCACAGCTCTATTTATAAAAAATTTATTAAGATTTTAAAGCAAACGATTACTTCCTTTTATGGGGAAAATCCTCAGCAAAGCGATGATTATGGTCGCATTATCCACCTTGGTCATTTTGACAAGCTAAAGGCGATATTAGATGCTGATGCAGCACATATTACATTTGGTGGAACTGTAGACCGTGATGACTTATATATTGCACCAACAATTATTGAGGGTGCAGACTGGGATAGTAAAGTAATGGAGGATGAAATATTCGGGCCGATTTTACCGATTATGGCGTACAATGATTTAGCAAATGCGATTCAGGCAATTCGTCGCCTGCCGAAGCCTTTAGCTGCCTATCTATTTACAGAAAACGACAATGCGCGTGAATATTTCTTAGAGGAGCTACCGTTTGGAGGAGGCTGTATTAATGACATTGTGTCACATGTAGGTAACACACATTTACCATTTGGTGGCGTTGGACCATCAGGGATGGGCGCTTATCATGGGCACGCAAGCTTTGAATGCTTCACACATCAAAAATCAATTTTACAGCGCTCAACAAAGCTAGCTACAAACATATTATTTCCACCGTATAAACAAAAGGTAAAGCTGATTCGCAAAGTGATGAAATAA
- a CDS encoding YceI family protein: MANWTVDQSHSSIGFSVKHMMVSKVKGAFDSYSAQIEAADLADLSTANISFAIDAASINTRSEDRDNHLKSADFFDAEQFPKITFQSTSIEKSGDDYKVTGDLTIKDVTKPVTFDVEFNGKGTNPWGQAVYGFEAETSINREEFGLTWNAALETGGVLVGKDITISVELEVNPA; this comes from the coding sequence ATGGCAAACTGGACAGTAGACCAATCACACTCAAGTATCGGATTTAGTGTAAAACACATGATGGTATCAAAGGTAAAAGGCGCTTTTGATTCTTACTCAGCGCAAATCGAGGCTGCAGATTTAGCGGATTTATCAACAGCAAATATTTCGTTTGCTATTGATGCTGCAAGTATTAATACACGTAGCGAAGACCGTGACAATCATTTAAAATCAGCAGATTTCTTTGATGCAGAACAATTCCCGAAAATTACATTCCAATCAACTTCAATTGAAAAATCAGGCGATGATTACAAAGTAACAGGCGATTTAACAATTAAGGATGTAACAAAACCTGTAACATTCGATGTGGAATTCAACGGTAAAGGCACAAACCCTTGGGGTCAAGCAGTATACGGCTTTGAAGCAGAAACATCAATCAATCGTGAAGAATTTGGCTTAACATGGAACGCAGCACTTGAAACAGGTGGCGTACTAGTAGGAAAAGACATTACGATTTCAGTAGAACTAGAAGTAAATCCAGCGTAA
- a CDS encoding PAS domain S-box protein: MQPLTIIHKRNLFIYYSLFIFAIFFIALHLFDIVHLTHNYTLYIIVNVLLIGFLLYKKVHARIVQIFLILAWNILLIALTIGSGQLLFVFGFLYLLLIVNVYQSHVINTLLAIITAVEIAFLVIYMQSNINITHPVESFIFLTSFLCIIGLLQTVYVKKLWSHEEKRNMEKQLELSSTEAYLKLFFDHAEDAMAVFDLNNKIIEVNAAFEKMYGWTKEECIGQSIQLVAPENVEAAHNRFLKLLQGERFRLLETKDMRKDGSIFDAQISLAPIYNSYGDMLAVSVIARDISYLKENEKLALQSEKLKLAGEIAAGVAHEIRNPMTVVSGFIQMMNEDQQSPYQAYTGIIQSEIERIDLIISEFLVLSKPLAEQKSTLDLSEILQDIATFFELQLEQRQIQLIQHFNRNSLFIYANNNQIKQVFINIVKNAIEAIEKDGTITLICQNDERFAYIKISDTGEGIPQHLIDYVFEPFYTTKATGTGLGMMISNKIIREHGGVILIESEEHIGTTITIKIPLQN, encoded by the coding sequence TTTACTTTATAAAAAAGTACATGCGCGCATTGTTCAAATTTTTTTAATTTTAGCATGGAATATATTACTTATCGCTTTAACAATTGGAAGCGGTCAATTATTGTTTGTATTTGGCTTTTTATATTTACTACTTATCGTCAATGTTTATCAATCGCATGTGATAAATACGCTATTAGCAATCATTACAGCAGTAGAAATCGCCTTTCTTGTCATCTATATGCAGTCAAATATTAACATTACCCATCCTGTTGAAAGCTTTATTTTTCTTACATCATTTTTATGTATCATTGGCTTATTACAAACTGTATACGTCAAGAAACTTTGGTCTCATGAGGAAAAGAGAAACATGGAGAAGCAGCTAGAACTTTCTTCAACAGAAGCCTATTTAAAACTGTTTTTCGACCATGCCGAAGATGCGATGGCAGTGTTCGATTTAAACAATAAAATCATTGAAGTGAATGCAGCGTTTGAAAAAATGTATGGCTGGACAAAAGAGGAATGTATCGGTCAGTCCATTCAGCTCGTAGCACCTGAAAACGTGGAAGCGGCACATAATCGGTTTTTAAAGCTTTTGCAGGGCGAGCGTTTCCGTCTGCTTGAAACGAAGGATATGCGCAAGGATGGCTCCATATTTGATGCACAAATATCGCTTGCACCAATTTATAATTCTTACGGAGATATGTTAGCCGTCTCAGTTATTGCACGAGACATTTCCTACCTAAAGGAAAATGAAAAACTCGCTTTACAATCAGAGAAATTAAAATTGGCAGGGGAAATTGCAGCAGGTGTCGCACATGAAATTCGTAATCCAATGACGGTTGTATCAGGATTTATTCAAATGATGAACGAGGACCAACAATCCCCGTACCAAGCATATACAGGCATTATTCAATCTGAAATCGAACGCATTGATTTAATTATTTCTGAGTTTTTAGTGCTATCCAAGCCACTTGCTGAACAAAAAAGTACACTTGATTTATCAGAAATTCTGCAGGACATCGCCACATTTTTCGAATTACAGCTAGAACAGCGTCAAATTCAATTGATACAGCACTTTAACAGGAATTCTCTATTTATTTACGCCAACAATAATCAAATTAAACAAGTGTTTATTAATATTGTCAAAAATGCTATCGAAGCAATTGAGAAGGACGGTACTATTACACTTATTTGTCAAAATGATGAACGCTTTGCATACATAAAAATTTCCGATACGGGCGAGGGCATTCCACAGCATTTAATCGATTATGTATTCGAGCCGTTTTATACGACAAAGGCTACTGGTACAGGCTTAGGTATGATGATTTCCAATAAAATTATTCGAGAGCATGGTGGCGTGATTCTTATTGAAAGCGAAGAACATATCGGCACAACCATCACTATTAAAATTCCATTACAGAATTAA
- the srtB gene encoding class B sortase, whose protein sequence is MKVKIIRVICIIVFIISSVGLIRFFSSYKQVEQELQQIQEVYEQAQQAMPIEEAAISAKFIELQKINTDIVGWLQLNDSQLNNPVVQNDNNEFYLQHNYVGEKSRAGSIFMDYRNDTNARHTILYGHVMRNGTMFGELAKFAKQHYAEEHPYFVYETPSATYHLEVFAAYETTTDFYYIETEFTEQSYAAFLQTIQQKSAIHMPVDVTTNDRIFTLSTCTTSPNDNERFVVHTKIVAQNKHEKES, encoded by the coding sequence ATGAAGGTGAAAATAATAAGAGTCATTTGTATTATCGTCTTTATTATTTCCAGTGTAGGACTTATTCGTTTTTTTTCTAGCTATAAACAGGTGGAACAGGAGCTGCAGCAAATACAGGAAGTGTATGAGCAAGCGCAACAGGCGATGCCGATAGAGGAGGCTGCCATCAGCGCGAAATTTATCGAGCTACAAAAAATAAATACGGATATTGTCGGCTGGCTTCAGTTAAACGATTCGCAGTTGAACAATCCTGTCGTTCAAAACGATAATAATGAATTTTATTTGCAGCATAATTATGTAGGGGAAAAGAGTCGTGCAGGCAGTATTTTCATGGATTATCGCAATGATACAAATGCTAGGCATACGATTTTGTATGGTCATGTTATGCGAAACGGTACGATGTTTGGTGAATTAGCGAAATTTGCTAAGCAACATTATGCCGAGGAGCACCCCTACTTTGTGTATGAAACACCTAGTGCAACATATCACCTCGAAGTATTTGCAGCCTATGAAACGACAACGGATTTTTATTATATTGAAACGGAGTTTACAGAGCAGTCGTATGCCGCATTTCTCCAGACAATTCAACAAAAATCAGCTATTCATATGCCAGTTGATGTGACAACGAACGACAGAATTTTTACGCTTTCTACATGTACGACATCTCCAAATGATAATGAGCGCTTCGTCGTACATACGAAAATCGTAGCACAAAATAAGCATGAAAAAGAATCTTGA